The genomic DNA AAACATGTAGCCACTCGTATCGTCTGCGCTGGTTTACGTCTTCATCCAAAGAAGAATTCGCATTTCCTTTCGGCATTCATCTTGGATCCTACAGGGCATTGAAACGCTTCAGCGAAAGCAATGGAATTCCTCGCTACTTTGTTACAGTCGAAATCACGGGAGCGGTGGTCACCAGAGATGTCGCACGAAATATAACACAGCGTCAtgaagaagaccttgtcttccgAGAGGTCATCGCGCAGCGCCAGGGGTTCGCTGCCGTCTCGAACGTGGGATTGCTTCATGGCTGCGTAGGCGATCGCAGCAGCCGGCGCTTCGGGGAAGAGGCTGCGCTCCACGGCACCGTCCAGGCATCGCTCCCTGTCGCGGTATTCGAACAGCGTCGCATTGGACAGGATGCTGTGGACTTCGGTTCCGTTGGGTGTCCACCTCAGGCCTTCGCTGTCGAATGCACGAACCAAGTTAGTCGCCACGAGGAACAGCAGACCACCGTACAGCATAGCCTTCGCACCGTTCGGATAATACAGGGGTGCTGCGACGGTGGCGGTGGCAAGCTCTACAACGTTCGAGACGTAATCGTAGAAAGCGTAGCCAGGAAGGCTATTCCAAGGCAGCCTCATCGTCTTCAGGTATCGGCCCGCCATGTCAGCCTGGCTCGCAGCCACTCTAGTGCCCATCCATAGGGCCGCGAAACTTCTAGTATCTTCGGGGAACTCACCGTACAGCTTCTCCAGCAAGGCGGCGTTCACGATAGACTTGGGCGGCCACAATGACTTCTTCACAGCGAAGATCTTCTCGCTTAATCGCGCCTTGCTCTCATCGTCCATCCAGTCCGAAGCGTTGACCCTTTCGACGGCCGCCGAAACCACGTCGTTGAAGCCTTCGTTGACGGTCTTGATGTCTCTCGCCGTGAATCGGAAGACGAAGTCGAGCGCAGCAACAAGAACCTTGAAAGACGCCTCTAGCTGGTGGCCGCAGTACACGGGCAAATGCGACTTGGCTTTGTCCTGGCTCCCGTAGTAATCGATGAGCATGGGGTAACCGGCCACAGCAGAGTGGTACTGCACGAGTAGCCACGTCAGGTGCATGTTCAGCTGCGCCACGTCGTACTTGTTGAGTAGCTCGCTGACTCTCTGGAGGAGGCGGACATCGCTGACGACGATTTCGTCGTCGAAGGTGAACTGTCGTTTCAGAAGGATGGATACCTGGAAGCTTCGAAGCCATTCAGGAGCCGAGGCGTTGGGAACGTGGGCCGGAATGTTGCCAAATGAGAACACCGCCGGCCGCGGCACTGCGGCATTGTCCAACGACTTAAAGGTTTCGAGTATGTACTTCTCCATGTTGCGAACCTCGTAAATAGCTGCGTTGTTCATGGCGGGTCTCGTTCTTTCGTCCGGAtacatgtgaacaagaaaatgcTTCCAGTACGTAACGTACACGGATTCAACGATCACGTGGTGGTGGAGCAACGTGGGAACGAGTGCGCTCGGCCGAATCTGGACCCGCAGCCTTGCAGTCGACAAAGAGCGGTCCCGTATCTCAAACACTTTCACCGAGACCCAAAATGGGGAATGCCACAAATAGGCGAGCTTGATTACGAATTCGAGCGGCGGTTCGAATTCGCGCGGCGGTTCGGGCCAATTCATCCCCAAGAACCTAATAAAACTGAGAAAAAACGGCAGATCGGGCTTGTCCGACGGGTACTTATCCAGGCACATCTCGTACATGGTGAGCGCCTTCTTCCCGACGGGAAGCTTGCGCGACCCGCCGTGAAGGATGCCGCGAAGCCTGTGGAACCAGGAGAGCCGGAGTCCGTCGAACACCGTCTTGAAGAGCTCGCTTCGTTCGGAGGATGAGGGCGCCGCCGAGCAAACGAACGCTTGAAAGTCCTCGCAGGGATCCAGCGTCCAGTCGAGATGCCCAGTGAGCAGCTTGGCGTGTGCGCGGCAGTCTTCCGTGTTGCAGAGCCGCGCGCGGACATCGGCGCGTCGATGCGAGCTGGCAAGAAAGATGAGGAAGCAGAAGAGGGCGACAACTCCTGAGGTGACCAACACGATTGCCCAACGGTAGGACTTTGCAGCGCCAGGCTCCGACGCTGACGGCAACTCGGTTCTTGGCTGCAACGAACATGGAACGGTGTCCGCTGTTGGCAGCGAAGCTGGGTTTGGGCATGGGGGTATTCCATTGCAAACTTGACTGCGGTGCGTACAGCGCGTATTTGGAAGTAAGCGCATGTCATCGTCGTTCTATCGGTTCTTTTGTGTATGTACGCGCCGTATAGTCAAGATTGCAAAGAAATTGGTAGCGAAGGCTTTTTGCCCTGGATTGGCTGACAcccgtttttcatttttttctgagcGCATATTTTGTTAAAAGGTTATACGGGGACAACGGCACGGCAGGTTGCTCCTAAGCATCACGTGACGCTGGTATTTAGATAACTTTACTAGACTTCGGTGATATATTCCAGAAATACTTGAGCTATTGATCTTTTTTGCATTTATAGAAGTGCTGACCTTTTCTTCCCTCTCTGTGCTCGTCGTCTTTTTGTTGCGCTGATTTTCCTTACCAGTATTACACCTCGCCCTGCTTGTTACCCTGGCTTCACCAGCTGCCCTTTTCAATTACGAAAAGTTCGCCCTCAGCCAAAATGGCCCATTCGTTATTTCGAACCAATTAACCGCTACTCATCACGTTTGATATTTTTAATTCAGTTTTCCTTGCCTGTGGGTGAGTTCGGGATCGGCGCTACGTTCATCTCGCAATAGACAGTCGTAGGTTTTCCGTAGCACATACCGCCGTACGGATTGACAAGAATCTGCCCCCGTAGACAATAGCAACGCAGGTAGCGACATCTCGTGATGGTTTGTCC from Dermacentor albipictus isolate Rhodes 1998 colony chromosome 7, USDA_Dalb.pri_finalv2, whole genome shotgun sequence includes the following:
- the LOC139048025 gene encoding endothelin-converting enzyme 1-like, encoding MSKEEGKKDTVPRRRRHKKTADSEARTPSVATMSAIVTSDESEMSASGVETAPSRLPPAAPTAEQPASQGNITTVQLSPTASSTSVQPGSQSSGSVGHMLQEGAVPAVPTSAVPNAATTAAMSKEVSQKDTRHGRRRHKKTADSKARTPSVATSSRIRASDVSEMSASGVETTVSRVPPAAPTAEQPASQGNIPTVQLSPIGSPTSVQPGSQSSGSVGRTFRESAVPAVPTSAVSDATTTAAMSKEGGKKDAGDRRRRHKKTADNKARTPSVAMMSPIVTSDVSEMSASGVESPVSRLPPAAPAAEQPASQGNIATVPLSPTGSPTSVQPGSQSSGSVGNTFPEGAVPAVPTSPISDATTAATPPKQDGSGGRCTEQEGDTAEVEPISKSPSGDMTLVPSVVAAPTPSIGVASHAEPASAKDRDVGTGRTLPTDASTGRTDQMDPSRGTTGQTVPKGGSTGRTIPLQKPVAGVAGSLQQLPVSSSKAQGSMQLPASAPDLRPARTGLPFTKPAINPRTELPSASEPGAAKSYRWAIVLVTSGVVALFCFLIFLASSHRRADVRARLCNTEDCRAHAKLLTGHLDWTLDPCEDFQAFVCSAAPSSSERSELFKTVFDGLRLSWFHRLRGILHGGSRKLPVGKKALTMYEMCLDKYPSDKPDLPFFLSFIRFLGMNWPEPPREFEPPLEFVIKLAYLWHSPFWVSVKVFEIRDRSLSTARLRVQIRPSALVPTLLHHHVIVESVYVTYWKHFLVHMYPDERTRPAMNNAAIYEVRNMEKYILETFKSLDNAAVPRPAVFSFGNIPAHVPNASAPEWLRSFQVSILLKRQFTFDDEIVVSDVRLLQRVSELLNKYDVAQLNMHLTWLLVQYHSAVAGYPMLIDYYGSQDKAKSHLPVYCGHQLEASFKVLVAALDFVFRFTARDIKTVNEGFNDVVSAAVERVNASDWMDDESKARLSEKIFAVKKSLWPPKSIVNAALLEKLYGEFPEDTRSFAALWMGTRVAASQADMAGRYLKTMRLPWNSLPGYAFYDYVSNVVELATATVAAPLYYPNGAKAMLYGGLLFLVATNLVRAFDSEGLRWTPNGTEVHSILSNATLFEYRDRERCLDGAVERSLFPEAPAAAIAYAAMKQSHVRDGSEPLALRDDLSEDKVFFMTLCYISCDISGDHRSRDFDCNKVARNSIAFAEAFQCPVGSKMNAERKCEFFFG